One Euphorbia lathyris chromosome 1, ddEupLath1.1, whole genome shotgun sequence DNA segment encodes these proteins:
- the LOC136210961 gene encoding dof zinc finger protein DOF4.6, which produces MDTAHWPQEIVVKPIEDIVTCPKPGGGGVGGKIKTTKEQQVINCPRCNSTNTKFCYYNNYSLTQPRYFCKTCRRYWTEGGSLRNIPVGGGSRKNKRSSSSSSSSSISSTFNKKLPDLITPPSSSSNSNSNPNPNHFRNPNHDLNLAFPRSTFSEMIQSDVAPSASTDTRLQSQVSALELLTGFSTRGGLNSFLPMQIQDPNSYNTNFPIHDFKPSLNFSLDGIGSGNGGYGCNENTSGRVLFPFEDLKQVSSSNNNGDQNEIDDHDHHVNREEQAGFWSGMLGGGGNGSSW; this is translated from the exons ATGGATACTGCTCACTGGCCTCAG gagatAGTGGTGAAGCCAATAGAAGACATAGTAACATGTCCAAAACCAGGAGGAGGAGGAGTAGGAGGAAAGATCAAAACAACAAAAGAACAACAAGTAATAAACTGTCCAAGGTGCAATTCAACAAACACAAAATTCTGTTATTACAACAATTACAGTCTTACACAACCTAGATACTTTTGTAAGACTTGTAGAAGATACTGGACTGAAGGTGGTTCTCTCAGGAATATTCCTGTTGGTGGTGGTtctagaaagaacaaaagatcatcttcatcttcatcttcttcttcaatttcatcTACTTTCAATAAGAAACTCCCTGATCTCATCACACCCCCTTCTTCGTCTTCGAATTCTAATTCTAATCCTAATCCTAATCATTTTCGAAACCCTAATCATGATCTAAACCTAGCTTTTCCTAGGAGTACTTTCTCCGAAATGATTCAATCTGATGTTGCTCCTTCTGCTTCTACTGACACGCGGCTCCAGAGCCAGGTGTCGGCTCTGGAGCTGCTGACGGGGTTTTCCACGAGGGGGGGATTGAATTCTTTTCTGCCTATGCAAATTCAAGATCCAAACTCTTACAACACAAATTTTCCAATTCATGATTTCAAACcctctttgaatttttcattaGATGGGATTGGAAGTGGAAATGGAGGGTATGGATGTAATGAAAACACAAGTGGGAGGGTTCTTTTTCCATTTGAAGATCTAAAGCAAGTTTCTTCAAGCAATAATAATGGTGATCAAAATGAAATTGATGATCATGATCACCATGTTAATAGAGAAGAACAAGCTGGATTTTGGAGTGGAATGTTAGGAGGAGGAGGAAATGGATCATCAtggtaa